The DNA window GGCGAGGAACGCGATGGCGGTCAGAGTGAGCACGACGCCCCGCGACGACCTGCTGCGGGCGCCGCGCGGAGCCAGCTTGCGGACGCTGCGATGCTGGTCGGCCGCGTACGCGAGAGCTCTGACGATCCGCACCGCCGGACGCCGGACGTCGCGGTCGTCGAGGATCGCGGGCAGCTCCGCCGTCCACTCCCGGTAGTAGTCGGTGGCGAGCTCGACCGGCAGGCTGAGGCAGGCGCTGCGGATGAGCCGCTTGCCGAGTCTCAGGGCGCTCGTGCGAAGGACCATCAGACCGCCCTTCGCGGCGCGGGCCTGGGCGTCAGGAAGCCGTCCCGTGAGGCGTCGAGGGACGCCTGGGCCAGGGACTCGCGGGCGACGCGGACACCGTCGCCGGTCAGCCGGTAGTACTTGCGCGGCGGTCGCCCGGCCGCGTCCGCCGGCTGCGCCTCCCACTCCGCCACGACCAGGCCCTCGTCCATGAGCCTGGCGAGCATGGGATAGAGCGTGCCGCTGGCCAGCCGGGTGACCTTCATGAGGTCGTAGCCGTAACGGTCTTCCGTGGGGTCCGCGAGGAAGGCCGTGAGCACCCGCGCCAGGGGCTCAGTGAGCTTCATGACCTCGACGCTACCTATGTAGGCTACATATGTCGAGGGTAGGTTTTCCTGTCCTTTCCGGCGGACGAACCGTGGCGAACCCGCCCTAGGGTGTGGGAATGACCACGAACGATCAGCTTGAGCCCATGCCCGGCGACTGGCAGCGCGCCCTGGCCATCGTCGCCCACCCCGACGACCTGGAGTACGGCTGCGCCTCCGCCGTCGCCGTCTGGACCGACGCCGGCCGCGAGGTCACGTACGTGATCGTCAGCAGCGGCGAGGCCGGCATCGACACTTTAGAACCCGCCGAGAGCGGGCCGCTGCGCGAGCGGGAGGAGCGGGCCAGCGCCGCCGTCGTGGGCGTGCGCGAGGTGGAGTTCCTGGGCCATCAGGACGGGGTCATCGAGTACGGCGTCGCCCTGCGCCGCGACCTGGCCGCCGCGATCCGCCGGCACCGCCCCGAGCTGCTGATCACGCTCAACCCGGAGGACACCTGGGGCGGCACCTACTGGAACACCCCGGACCACCGGGCGGTCGGCAGGGCGGTGCTGGACGCGGCCGGGGACGCCGGCAACCGGTGGATCTTCCCCGACACCGACGCCGAGCCCTGGAACGGCGTGCGCTGGGTCGCCGTCGCCGGCTCCGGCGCGCCCACCCACGCCGTGGACGTCACCGACGGCCTGGAGCGGGGGGTGCGCTCGCTCATGGAGCACCGCGCCTACATCGAGGCCCTGACCGGCGAGGACCCGGAGAAGTACGCCCGCGACCTCATCGAGGGGTTCGCGCGAGAGGAGGCCAGGCGCTTCGGCGGCCGGCCCGCCGTGACCTTCCGCCTGTTCTCCCGTTAGGTCATCGCAACCAGAAGAGTCGGCGGACGGTGCGGAGATCTTGCTAGGTTTCGTGGCCTGCGGTCGATCGATCCGATCCCGCAGGCTCACCGGCCGGGCGCGACGTGTCACGCGCTCGGCCCGTCCCCCAAGGAAAGGTCTTCCCTCATGGGCAAGTCATGGGTCGTTGCTGTCCTGCTCTGCTTCTTCCTCGGAGCGCTGGGCGTGCACCGCTTCTACGTAGGCAAGATCGGAACGGGCATCCTGCAGCTCGTCACGCTCGGCGGCCTCGGCGTCTGGGTGCTGATCGACTTCATCATGATCCTCATCGGCAAGTTCGACGACAAGCAGGGCCGGCCGCTCGCGAAGTAGCGCCTCGGGAACGACGACGGGGGCGGAGCGGCACGGCCGCTCCGCCCCCGTCCCATCGGGTCAGACCTGGACGCGCCGCTCCACCGCCTGCACGATCTCGGTGATCGCCTGCTCGACCGGCACCCCGTTGTTCTGCTCGCCGCTCCGGTAGCGGAAGGAGACCGCGCCGCCCGCGATGTCGTCGTCGCCGGCCAGCAGCATGAACGGCACCTTGGCCTTCTGCGCGTTGCGGATCTTCTTCTGCATGCGGTCGTCGGAGGTGTCGACCTCGACCCGGATGCCGTGCTCACGCAGCTTCTTGGCGACGTCCTGGAGGTAGGGGGCGTGGGCCTCGGCGATCGGGATGCCCACCACCTGCACCGGCGCGAGCCAGGGCGGGAAGGCGCCGGCGTAGTGCTCGGTGAGCACGCCGAGGAACCGCTCGACGGAGCCGAACAGCGCCCGGTGGATCATGACGGGCGTCTGCCGCGAGCCGTCGGCCGCCTGGTATTCGAGCCCGAACCGCTTGGGCTGGTTGAGGTCGAGCTGGATGGTGGACAGCTGCCAGGTGCGGCCGATGGCGTCCTTGGCCTGGACGGAGATCTTCGGGCCGTAGAAGGCCGCGCCGCCCGGGTCGTCCTTGAGCGTGAGCCCCGACTCGGTGGCCACCTGGCGCAGCGCCTCGGTGGCCTCCTCCCACTCGGCCGGGTCGCCGATGAACTTGTCGGAGTCGTCGCGGGTGGACAGCTCCAGGTAGAAGTCGTCGAGCCCGAAGTCGCGCAGCACGCTCAGCACGAACCGCAGCAGCGACTGGATCTCCTCGGCCATCTGCTCGCGGGTGGTGTAGATGTGCGCGTCGTCCTGTGTCATGCCGCGCACCCGGGTGAGGCCGTGGACGACGCCGGACTTCTCGTAGCGGTAGACGGAGCCGAACTCGCACAGCCGCAGCGGCAGCTCGCGGTAGGAGCGGCCGCGCGCCCGGAAGATGAGGTTGTGCATCGGGCAGTTCATCGGCTTGACGCGGTATTCGACGCCTTCGAGCTCGAAGGCCGGGAACATGTCGTCGGCGTACCACGGCAGGTGGCCGGAGGTCTCGAACAGCGACGACTTGGTGATGTGCGGCGTGTTGACGAACTCGTAGCCCGCCTCGGCCTGCCGCCGGCGCATGTAGTCTTCCATCTCCTTGCGGATGATGCCGCCCTTGGGGTGGAAGATCGGCAGGCCGCTGCCCAGCTCGGGCGGGAAGCTGAACAGGTCGAGCTCGGCGCCCAGCTTGCGGTGGTCGCGCTTCTCGGCCTCCTCCAGCAGCTTGAGGTATTCGTCCTGCTTGTCGCGGGACTCCCAGGCGGTGCCGTAGATGCGCTGGAGCTGCGGGTTCTTCTCGCTGCCCCGCCAGTAGGCGCCGCCGGAGCGCATGAGCTTGAAGGCCGGGATGGACCGGGTGGACGGCACGTGCGGGCCGCGGCAGAGGTCCTTCCAGCGCAGCTCGCCGCTCTTGGCGTCGAGGTTGTCGTAGATGGTGAGCTGGCCCGCACCGACCTCGACCGACTCCTCGTCGGCCGCGCCGCCCTTGAGCCCGATGAGCTCCAGTTTGTACGGCTCGCCCGCCAGCTCGGCGCGCGCCTCGTCGTCGCCGACCGGCCGCCGGGAGAAGAGCTGCCCCTCCTTGACGATCTCGCGCATGCGCTTCTCGACGCGCTTGAGGTCGTCGGGGTTGAACGCCTGGGGGACATCGAAGTCGTAGTAGAACCCGTTGTCGACGGGCGGCCCGATGCCCAGCTTGGCCTCGGGGAACAGCTCCTGCACCGCCTGCGCCATGACGTGCGCGGTGGAGTGGCGGACGATCGCCCTGCCCTCTTCGCTGGAGATCTCGATCGGCTCGACCACGTCGCCGTCGGCGAGCTCGTGCGCGAGGTCGCGGGCCTCGCCGTTGACCTTGGCCGCGATGACCGTGCGGCCGTCGGCCTCCAGCGCCGCGCCGGCCGTCGTGCCGGCCGCCACCACACGCTCGGCTCCGGCGAGGGTGATGTGTAGCTCGGCTGACACGGTGACTCCTTGGGGTCGCGCGCCCGGCGCCCTGCACCGGGGCTGCTTCGGTGACGAACAACGATGCTATCGCGGGTGAAACCCCAGCTTTGTCAGGTCCTTCCTGGTGCCGTGGAAGACGTTGCGGTCCACGGGGCTCTGGGCGTACTGGTGGATGGTCCAGTCGGTCCAGGGCCGCGGCACGGCGGGGCGGCCCCGCGGGTGCTCCGGGCCGGCGATCCACAGGGGGTGTTCGCCGAGGCCGGCGCAGTGCCCGGAGTTCGCGAAGGAGTGGAAGGTGTAGATGAAGGGGCGCACGCCGGTGTGCCGCTCGACGTGGTGGCACCAGCGGCGGGCGTACCTGGCGACCTGCTCGGGGCGCAGGCCGTCGCCGGTCTCCAGGTCGAGCGCGATCAGGTCGCCGCGGCGCAGCCCGCCCGCCGACCTGATCGTGTCCAGGAAGTGGCGGGCCTGCTGGACGGGGTCGCCCTTGGGGCGGGCGAAGTGGTACGCGCCGCAGACCAGCCAGCTCTCCCGCATGCCGTTCCAGTTGCGCGCGAACCATTTGTCGGTCCAGTCGCCGCCCTCGGTCGCCTTGGCGAAGGCGAAGGCCAGTCCGGCCTCGGCGTGGCCGGACCAGTTGACCGAGCCCTGCCAGTTGGACACGTCTATGCCGTGCAGCACGCCCTTCACCTTGCCAGAGCTTATGGGGATCCCTCCCGCCTCAGCCCTTCGCCGCGCCGATCAGCAGGCTCCGCGTGCGTTCCCGCCCGGCGAACACGGAGCCGACGAAGTCGGTGACCCCGGCCCGCTCCAGCTCCGCGAGCTTGGCCAGCACGGTCTCCTCGTCGCCCACGAGGGCGACGTCGCCGGGGTTGGCCGCGCCCTCCCTGTCGAGCATGGCCCGGTAGGACGGGAGCTGCCCGTAGATCTGGAAGACCTCGTTGGCGCGGGCGACGGCGCCCTCGGGGTCGTCGGTGACGCAGACGGGCAGCGCGCACACGACGCGCGGCGGCTCCCGGCCCGCCTCGGCGGCGGCGGCCCTGATCGTCGGCACGATGTGCTCGGCGACGGTCCTGGGGCCGGTCATCCACAGGACGGTCCCGTCGGCCACGGTGCCGGCCATCCTGAGCATGCGCGGGCCGAGCGCGGCCACCAGCACGGGGAAGCCGGCTCCCGGGGTGCTCAGCCTGATGTCGGCCTTGAGCGTCTCGCCCTCGTAGCGGACGTGCTCGCCGCGGCTGGCCGGCACGAGGACGTCCAGGTACTCCTTCATGTGCCGGCCGGGCCGCTCGAAGCTGTAGCCGAACATGTTCTCGATGACGACCTGGTGCGACAGCCCGAGGCCGAGCGCGAACCGGCCGCCGAGCGCGGCGTTGGCGGTCATGGCCTGCTGGGCCAGCGCGGCCGGGTGGCGCGGGTAGGTGGGGACGACGGCGGTGCCGAGCTCCAGCGGCGGCGCCTGCACGCCGGCCGCGACCAGGGCGGTGATCGCGTCGAGGCCGAAGATGTGGGAGAGCCAGGCCGAGCTGAAGCCGTCCTCGGCGGCCTGGGCGATCTGGTCGCGGAGACCGCCGATGGGGTCGGCGCCCGTGGGCTCGTTGAGGAAGTATCCGTAACGCATCCGAACAGAACTCCATTCTGGTGGCTGACGTGAATCTACTTCGCACACCGGGGCGCGGTCATCCGGCGCGCCGGACCCCGTTTGTAAAGTGACCCGTATGACCCACGAACGCGCCGGACAGCCCGCTCAGCCCGCCGACCTGGTCGACGTCCCCCGGCTGGTGACGTCCTACTACGCCCTGCGCCCCGATCCCGCCGAGGCCGGGCAGCGGGTCGCGTTCGGCACCTCCGGGCACCGGGGGTCGGCGTTCGGCGCGGCCTTCAACGAGGGCCACATCCTGGCCACCAGCCAGGCCATCTGCGAATACCGGCGCGAGCAGGGCACCGACGGGCCGCTGTTCCTGGGCGTCGACACGCACGCGCTGTCGGAGCCCGCGCGGGTGTCGGCGCTGGAGGTCTTCGCGGCCAACGACGTCGACGTGCTCATCGACACGCGCGACGGCTACACGCCGACGCCCGCCGTCTCGCACGCCATCCTGCGCCACAACCGGGGGCGCGGCTCCGGGCTCGCCGACGGGGTCGTGGTCACGCCGTCGCACAACCCGCCGTCCGACGGCGGGTTCAAGTACAACCCGCCGCACGGCGGCCCCGCCGACACCGACGCCACCGGCTGGATCCAGGACCGCGCCAACGAGTTGCTGGCCGACGGTCTGAAGGGGGTCCGCCGGGTGCCCTACGCCCGCGCGGTGGAGCGGGCCGGACGTTACGACTTCCTCGGCACGTACGTGGACGACCTGCCCTCCGTGCTCGACCTCGACGCGATCAGGGAGGCCGGGGTGCGCATCGGGGCCGACCCGCTGGGCGGCGCGAGCGTGGCCTACTGGGGGGAGATCGCCGAGCGGCACCGGCTCGACCTGACCGTGGTCAACCCGCTGGTGGACCCGACGTGGCGGTTCATGACGCTCGACTGGGACGGCAGGATCCGGATGGACTGCTCGTCGCCGTACGCGATGGCCTCCCTGATCGCCGCCCGCGACAGCTACGACATCGCCACCGGCAACGACGCCGACGCCGACCGCCACGGCATCGTCACGCCCGACGGCGGCCTGATGAACCCCAACCACTACCTCGCGGTCGCCATCTCCTACCTCTACGCCCACCGCGACGGCTGGCCGGCCGACGCCGGGGTCGGCAAGACCATGGTGAGCAGCGGCATCATCGACCGGGTCGCCGACTCCCTGGGGCGGCGGCTGTACGAGGTGCCGGTGGGCTTCAAGTGGTTCGTGCCGGGCCTGCTGGACGGCTCGCTCGGCTTCGGCGGCGAGGAGAGCGCGGGGGCGTCGTTCCTGCGCAGGGACGGCTCGGTGTGGTCCACCGACAAGGACGGCATCATCCTCGCGCTGCTGGCCGCCGAGATCCTGGCGGTCACCGGAAGGTCGCCGAGCGCCCACTACGCCGATCTGGTCGGGCGGTTCGGCGAGCCGGCGTACGCGCGGGTGGACGCCCCCGCCACCCGGGAGGAGAAGGCGGTGCTCGGCAGGCTGTCGGCCGCGCAGGTGACGGCGTCGTCACTGGCCGGGGAGGAGATCACCGCCGTGCAGACGTCGGCGCCCGGCAACGGCGCGGCGCTCGGCGGGGTCAAGGTCGCGACCGAGCACGCCTGGTTCGCCGCGCGGCCGTCCGGCACCGAGGACGTCTACAAGATCTACGCCGAGTCCTTCCGCGGCCCCGGCCACCTGGCGAAGGTCCAGGAGGAGGCCCGTTCGCTGGTCTCCGCCGCGCTGGCCGGCTGACCCGCGCCCAGGTCAGCTCAGCTCCCGGAGGGACGACGAGGGCATGCCGGTGCGGCCGAGGTCGGCGTGGCGGGCGGCGGCGACGCCGTCGCCGTAGCCGGTGCCGCTGGTGCGCGGGACGCTCATCCTGACCCGCGGGTAGTGCGCGGCCACGGCGCGCTCCACCTCGGCGCGGCGGTCGGCGAGGACGAGCGCGGTCCCCGTGCCGGCCGCCGCCGCGTCGGCCTCGGCACCCGCCTCGGCCGCGCACAGCAGCCGGTAGACCTCGTCGGTGAAGCCGAGCAGCCACGAGCGCCGGTAGGCGCGCGGCGAGACGGCGTCGCCGGGCGGCCGGACGCGGGCCAGCCCCGAGGCCATCTGCAGCAGCAGGGACGTCGCCAGCAGATCGGCCCGCTCCAGGTCGGCCGCGAAGCCGAAGACGTGCACGCGCTGGCCGCCGTCGCCGCGCCCGATGAGCAGCGGGCGGCAGCGCACCGCCTGGGCGACCAGGCTGACGAGGCGGGCCTTCTCCCTGGCCCACGGGCCCGGCAGGGTGACGACGCGGTCGCCGGGCGCCTGGCGGTCGCGGCCGGGCGGCAGCGCGTCGATGCCGTGCCTGGCCATGAGCGCCGAGGCCGCCGCCATGAACGTGGCCCGCTCGTGCTCGTTGTCGGTGCGCTCGGCCTTGGCCAGGAGTTTCCTGACGCGCTCCAGTGTGCGCTGCTCGCGCAAGTGCCGCCCCCAGGGTGCCGCCGCTCAGTGCTTGGCGAGCACCCGCCCGTCGGCCCCGAGGGCGGGGAAGGCGCCCGTGTCCACGATGCCGTGCTGCTGGTACAGCGCCTCGATGAGGGCGTGTGCCTGCGGCTCCAGCTTCCACAGGGCACGATACTCGCGCGCGGTGGCCAGCGAGATGCCGATCTCCTGGGCGATGTCCACGGTGCGCGGCACGATGCCCTTGGCGATCTGCCGGTCCCAGTAGTCGCGGGCGGCCCGCTGCCGGGCGGCGCGCTCGGCGGTGGACAGCACCTGCGGGGTGGTGTCGAGCACCTCGGCGTCCTCGTCCTCGTCGTCGACGAGCTCGGCCAGCGCGGGCGGCAGCGCGGGGCGGGCGGGCACCGGGTGCCGTTCGGCGTCGTGCTCCCACGGCACGCGCGGGTCGGCGTCGATGAGGGCGGTGGTGTTGTAGAGCGCGGCGATCTGGGCGAGCAGCGCCTCCTGGCGGGCCGGGTCGACGGCCAGGCCGGTGTGCTCGACGGCCTGGTCCATGGCCTTGTCGAGCTTGGCGAGCGCGGCGCGCAGCTTGCGCTCGGGGGCGCCGGACTCGCGCAGCGCCTTGGCCTTCTTGGCGGCCAGCGCGACGCGGGTGAGCCTGCGGTGGGCGTCGACCTCGCTGGCCGTGCGGTCGCTGACCTCGGCCAGGCCGAGCCGGACGAGCAGCCGTTCGGGGGTGAGCCGCCAGTTGATGCGGCCGGTGCCGCGGATGCGGTGGCGTTCGATGGCCATGCCGCGCTCCCACAGCCAGGCGGCGACCAGCGGCGCGGCGAGGCGGAAGACGGCCTCGGGCAGGCTGCGCGCGTCCATGGACGACAGGACGGCGGTCAGGCAGGTCAGCGCCCACACGGCGATGCCGTCGATGCCGGCGGAGAAGTTCTCGCGCATGTTGCGGCGGGCGCGTACGGCCGAGGTGATGATGGCGACCTCGATGAAGGCGAACAGCAATAACCTCAGCGGCCCGTCCAGCCCCAGCACGTCGCCGGAGAAGCGCCACATGCCCTGCGCCGACACACCGGTGGCGATGGACGCGGCCACGATGGTCAGCACGTCCTCGATGGGACGCTGGGCGACGTATCTGGCGAACAGCCAGGCGAGGGCTCTCCAGGCGATCCTGGTCACCAGGAACGCGAGCGCCAGCCCGAGGAGGCTGAGCAGGGCGATGACCGCCGTGGCGACCGGCTTCTCTTGGACGAAGGCGGTGATTTCCTCGAATGTCGGCATCAGTCACTATCCGTGGGGGGCGTTAACTCCGGCTCTATGCGACGAGATCATCGCAGAATGTCGCCAAATCTGTACGCCGAACACCGTCTGCCGCCCCAGTTTGCCCCGCTTTCTCAGGGGCAACGGGCCCGCCCCGGCGGACGCCGGTCCGCGGCCGGCGGCGCGGGGGGCGGCGCGGGGGGCGGCGCGGGGGGCGGCGCGGGGGGCGGCGCGGGGGGCGGGGTCCGCGGACGCCGAACGGACGGCCCGCCGGCGGGCTGAGGTGTAAATTCCTCCTTTCGGAGGGGCCCAGCAGGCTTCCCAGGTGGGACCATCTATCGAGGGATTTATCCCTGGATGGTGCGCTATATCCCAGCAGGACGGACATGATGTCAGACAATGAGTTCCCGCTCGTCCAGTTCATGCGCGACGGCTTCGA is part of the Nonomuraea coxensis DSM 45129 genome and encodes:
- a CDS encoding PadR family transcriptional regulator encodes the protein MKLTEPLARVLTAFLADPTEDRYGYDLMKVTRLASGTLYPMLARLMDEGLVVAEWEAQPADAAGRPPRKYYRLTGDGVRVARESLAQASLDASRDGFLTPRPAPRRAV
- a CDS encoding PIG-L deacetylase family protein; amino-acid sequence: MTTNDQLEPMPGDWQRALAIVAHPDDLEYGCASAVAVWTDAGREVTYVIVSSGEAGIDTLEPAESGPLREREERASAAVVGVREVEFLGHQDGVIEYGVALRRDLAAAIRRHRPELLITLNPEDTWGGTYWNTPDHRAVGRAVLDAAGDAGNRWIFPDTDAEPWNGVRWVAVAGSGAPTHAVDVTDGLERGVRSLMEHRAYIEALTGEDPEKYARDLIEGFAREEARRFGGRPAVTFRLFSR
- a CDS encoding TM2 domain-containing protein, translated to MGKSWVVAVLLCFFLGALGVHRFYVGKIGTGILQLVTLGGLGVWVLIDFIMILIGKFDDKQGRPLAK
- the thrS gene encoding threonine--tRNA ligase, with product MSAELHITLAGAERVVAAGTTAGAALEADGRTVIAAKVNGEARDLAHELADGDVVEPIEISSEEGRAIVRHSTAHVMAQAVQELFPEAKLGIGPPVDNGFYYDFDVPQAFNPDDLKRVEKRMREIVKEGQLFSRRPVGDDEARAELAGEPYKLELIGLKGGAADEESVEVGAGQLTIYDNLDAKSGELRWKDLCRGPHVPSTRSIPAFKLMRSGGAYWRGSEKNPQLQRIYGTAWESRDKQDEYLKLLEEAEKRDHRKLGAELDLFSFPPELGSGLPIFHPKGGIIRKEMEDYMRRRQAEAGYEFVNTPHITKSSLFETSGHLPWYADDMFPAFELEGVEYRVKPMNCPMHNLIFRARGRSYRELPLRLCEFGSVYRYEKSGVVHGLTRVRGMTQDDAHIYTTREQMAEEIQSLLRFVLSVLRDFGLDDFYLELSTRDDSDKFIGDPAEWEEATEALRQVATESGLTLKDDPGGAAFYGPKISVQAKDAIGRTWQLSTIQLDLNQPKRFGLEYQAADGSRQTPVMIHRALFGSVERFLGVLTEHYAGAFPPWLAPVQVVGIPIAEAHAPYLQDVAKKLREHGIRVEVDTSDDRMQKKIRNAQKAKVPFMLLAGDDDIAGGAVSFRYRSGEQNNGVPVEQAITEIVQAVERRVQV
- a CDS encoding glycoside hydrolase family 25 protein, translated to MLHGIDVSNWQGSVNWSGHAEAGLAFAFAKATEGGDWTDKWFARNWNGMRESWLVCGAYHFARPKGDPVQQARHFLDTIRSAGGLRRGDLIALDLETGDGLRPEQVARYARRWCHHVERHTGVRPFIYTFHSFANSGHCAGLGEHPLWIAGPEHPRGRPAVPRPWTDWTIHQYAQSPVDRNVFHGTRKDLTKLGFHPR
- a CDS encoding LLM class F420-dependent oxidoreductase — protein: MRYGYFLNEPTGADPIGGLRDQIAQAAEDGFSSAWLSHIFGLDAITALVAAGVQAPPLELGTAVVPTYPRHPAALAQQAMTANAALGGRFALGLGLSHQVVIENMFGYSFERPGRHMKEYLDVLVPASRGEHVRYEGETLKADIRLSTPGAGFPVLVAALGPRMLRMAGTVADGTVLWMTGPRTVAEHIVPTIRAAAAEAGREPPRVVCALPVCVTDDPEGAVARANEVFQIYGQLPSYRAMLDREGAANPGDVALVGDEETVLAKLAELERAGVTDFVGSVFAGRERTRSLLIGAAKG
- the pgm gene encoding phosphoglucomutase (alpha-D-glucose-1,6-bisphosphate-dependent); the encoded protein is MTHERAGQPAQPADLVDVPRLVTSYYALRPDPAEAGQRVAFGTSGHRGSAFGAAFNEGHILATSQAICEYRREQGTDGPLFLGVDTHALSEPARVSALEVFAANDVDVLIDTRDGYTPTPAVSHAILRHNRGRGSGLADGVVVTPSHNPPSDGGFKYNPPHGGPADTDATGWIQDRANELLADGLKGVRRVPYARAVERAGRYDFLGTYVDDLPSVLDLDAIREAGVRIGADPLGGASVAYWGEIAERHRLDLTVVNPLVDPTWRFMTLDWDGRIRMDCSSPYAMASLIAARDSYDIATGNDADADRHGIVTPDGGLMNPNHYLAVAISYLYAHRDGWPADAGVGKTMVSSGIIDRVADSLGRRLYEVPVGFKWFVPGLLDGSLGFGGEESAGASFLRRDGSVWSTDKDGIILALLAAEILAVTGRSPSAHYADLVGRFGEPAYARVDAPATREEKAVLGRLSAAQVTASSLAGEEITAVQTSAPGNGAALGGVKVATEHAWFAARPSGTEDVYKIYAESFRGPGHLAKVQEEARSLVSAALAG
- a CDS encoding DUF2786 domain-containing protein: MREQRTLERVRKLLAKAERTDNEHERATFMAAASALMARHGIDALPPGRDRQAPGDRVVTLPGPWAREKARLVSLVAQAVRCRPLLIGRGDGGQRVHVFGFAADLERADLLATSLLLQMASGLARVRPPGDAVSPRAYRRSWLLGFTDEVYRLLCAAEAGAEADAAAAGTGTALVLADRRAEVERAVAAHYPRVRMSVPRTSGTGYGDGVAAARHADLGRTGMPSSSLRELS